Proteins encoded within one genomic window of Acidovorax sp. 107:
- a CDS encoding FAD-dependent oxidoreductase, with protein sequence MTPATTTTTPLAASAFGLSAASQAVYDALAEAATQAPWQSYICNACGYIYHEADGDPDGGLPPGTRLADIPDDWACPLCGVTKADFSPYEAPTLEALRAQASAAPPAHIRPRDEPGVVIVGAGRAGWQLAETLRQHSATLPITLVTACAGDRYDKPLLSVAMARQLDPLALVSETGRDAALRLGVTLLAHTHAVRICADTRQLRTTRGVLRYGHLVLAHGAQAALPPGLPASLCWRINHLDAYQRLRQHLGEQPKDVLIIGAGLIGSELANDLALGGHHITLLDTATEPLARWHDQQAGPQLLDAWKDLSIRFEGGLQVEQVERVDSRYRVTTTSGQRFAADEVVAAAGLLPPTRLAQSAGLDWAQGIAVDAGTLQTSVPRIHALGDCISINGQCSRYIEPIARQARTLAAAILGQPTAPYEHRAAVVRVKTTTRPLTLH encoded by the coding sequence ATGACGCCCGCCACAACCACCACCACGCCGTTGGCAGCCTCCGCCTTCGGATTGAGCGCCGCCTCGCAGGCCGTATACGACGCGTTGGCCGAAGCGGCAACACAAGCGCCCTGGCAAAGCTACATCTGCAACGCCTGCGGCTACATCTACCACGAGGCGGACGGCGACCCCGATGGCGGCCTGCCGCCGGGCACCCGGCTGGCGGACATTCCTGACGACTGGGCCTGCCCGCTGTGCGGGGTGACCAAGGCCGATTTTTCTCCGTACGAAGCCCCCACGCTGGAGGCGCTGCGGGCGCAGGCCAGCGCAGCGCCTCCGGCCCACATCCGCCCGCGTGACGAGCCGGGCGTGGTCATCGTCGGCGCAGGCCGTGCAGGCTGGCAGCTGGCCGAAACCCTGCGCCAGCACAGCGCCACATTGCCTATCACCCTGGTGACGGCCTGCGCAGGCGACCGGTACGACAAGCCTTTGCTGTCGGTGGCCATGGCGCGCCAGCTGGACCCGCTGGCGCTGGTGTCCGAAACCGGCCGCGATGCAGCGTTGCGGCTGGGCGTCACCCTGCTGGCCCACACCCATGCCGTGCGCATCTGCGCCGACACCCGCCAACTGCGCACCACGCGGGGCGTGCTGCGCTACGGCCACCTGGTGCTGGCCCACGGCGCGCAGGCCGCCTTGCCGCCGGGCTTGCCCGCCAGTCTGTGCTGGCGCATCAACCACCTGGACGCCTACCAGCGCCTGCGCCAGCACCTGGGCGAGCAGCCCAAGGACGTGCTCATCATCGGCGCGGGCCTGATCGGCAGCGAGCTGGCCAACGACCTGGCACTGGGCGGCCACCACATCACGCTGCTGGACACGGCCACCGAACCGCTGGCGCGCTGGCACGACCAGCAGGCGGGCCCGCAGTTGCTGGATGCCTGGAAGGACCTGTCCATCCGCTTTGAAGGCGGTCTGCAGGTGGAGCAGGTGGAACGAGTGGACTCGCGCTACCGCGTCACCACCACCAGCGGGCAGCGTTTTGCGGCCGACGAAGTGGTGGCGGCTGCAGGCCTGCTCCCCCCCACCCGGCTTGCGCAAAGTGCAGGGCTCGATTGGGCCCAGGGCATTGCGGTGGACGCAGGCACGCTGCAGACCAGCGTACCCCGCATCCACGCACTGGGCGATTGCATCAGCATCAACGGGCAGTGCAGCCGCTATATCGAACCGATTGCCCGGCAGGCGCGCACGCTGGCGGCCGCCATCCTGGGCCAGCCGACGGCCCCCTATGAGCACCGGGCGGCGGTGGTGCGCGTCAAGACCACCACCCGACCGTTGACCCTGCATTGA